The Amycolatopsis nigrescens CSC17Ta-90 genomic interval CGGCGGAGAGCGGCGAGCAGCAGGTCTGGCAGCGCGACCGCGACTGACCAACGAGCCAACTCGCTGACGCCACGAGCCAACTCGCTGACGCCGGCGGCCAACACGCCGGGGCGAAACCGGCGCCCGCGTGTTGGCCGCCGGGGGCGCCGAGTTGGCCGGTTCGGGCGTCGGGTTGGCTGGTGGCGACGGGAGTCAGGCGGCCTTGCGGGCCCGCAGCACCTCGAGCGCCTCGTCCGCGTGCTTGGCGAACTTGAGCTCGCTCTTGATCACCTCGAGCACCTTGCGGTCGGTGTCGATGACGAAGGTGTGCCGCTTGGTGAGCAGCGGGCCGAACCGGCGGCGCACGCCGAACTGCTTGGCCACCGCGCCGTCCGGGTCGGACAGCAGCGGGTAGTCGAAGCCGTGCTTTGCCGAGAACTCCTGTTGCTTGGCCACCGCGTCCGGGCTGATGCCGAGCCGCTGCGCGCCGAGCTCGCCGAACTCCGCGGCCAGGTCGCGGAAGTGGCAGCTCTCCGCGGTGCAGCCGGTGGTCATCGCGGCCGGGTAGAAGAACAGCACCACCGGTCCGGCGGCGAGGAACTCGGAGAGCGAACGCTGGTCCCCCTTCTCGTCGGCCAGGGTGAAGTCCGGGGCAAGCTCTCCCTTTTCCATGGAGGTCCTTTCGATGGGTGTTCCGCGGCCGGGCACAGGCAGGGTATCGGTTA includes:
- a CDS encoding peroxiredoxin, which gives rise to MEKGELAPDFTLADEKGDQRSLSEFLAAGPVVLFFYPAAMTTGCTAESCHFRDLAAEFGELGAQRLGISPDAVAKQQEFSAKHGFDYPLLSDPDGAVAKQFGVRRRFGPLLTKRHTFVIDTDRKVLEVIKSELKFAKHADEALEVLRARKAA